A window of Planctomycetaceae bacterium genomic DNA:
GATTAAATCAACAAGCTCCGACACATTTTCATCATCTTGCCTTTCGCTGCGGACTTGTTTTGCAAGTTCGAGCGTATCGGAAAGTTTCGCGTCTCTTGCCCAATAGCTGTTTCGCAGGATTTCAGCGAATTGTGCCGAGGCGGCGGCAAGTTTAAAATTCGCAGAGGCTGATTCGATATCACCTTCTATTTTGTCGGTTGTTATCGCTTTCTTAAATTCCTCAACCTCATCGGTATCAACATTTTTATAGCGGACGAACACATTGGCAATTCTGCCGGTTTTGTCCGGCCAGAGTTTCAACTCATAAAGAGCGGTAACATTCTGCGCAGCGCCGACTTCGCCGCCGTCCTGTTTGTTATCGCGGAATTTTTCGTCCGGCACATCACGATTTTCATAGCCAATCAAACGATAACTACGCACGACTTCGGGATTGAAATCGACTTGAATTTTCGCATCCATCGCGACAATTTGCAGCGTGCTTGTCAAATCGGCATCGAAGATTCTTTTGGCTTCTTCGAACGTATCGACGTAGGCGTAATGGCCGTCGCCTTTGTCGCCGAGCTGCTCCATCAGCACGTCATTGTAATTTCCCATCCCAAAGCCAATCACTGAAAGCGTAATGCCTTTGCGTGATTCTTCCTTTATCATTTTCAGGATTTCATCGGGGCCGGTGTTGCCGACATTCGCGACGCCGTCAGAACAAAGGATTACACGATTGATATGCCCCTGCTTGTATGCTTTTCTCGCCATTTCATAGCCGATGCGGATTCCTTCCTCGGCGTTTGTCGAGCCGTTTGGATGCAGCGAATCAATGGCGGAGATAATTTCGTCTTTTTCGTCAAGGCCGGTGTGGCTTAGGATTTTTTCGCCTCGTGAGCCATAAACCGCGATGCCGATTTTGTCGTCATCATTTAGATTATTGACAAGCATACGCAGCGATCTTTTTACCAATTCGAGACGGTCTTCTCTGCCCATTGAGCCGGAGACATCAATCACAAATGTCAGTATCGCGGGCTTTCGGTCTTCTGGTGCGATTTTTTTCGCAATAAGGCCGACACTCATCAGGTAACTATTCTTTCGCTCCTGACCAAAAGACCAGGGTGCGATTTCGGTATATAGCGCGAAGGTTTCTTTTCGCGGCGGTTTATAATCATACTTGAAATTATTCGCAAATTCCTCAACGCGCACGGCATCGTTCGGCGGTAATGTTCCATTATTCAAATACGACCTGCACAAAGTATAGCTTGCGTTATCGACATCCATTCCGAATGTTGACAGGTGGTCGTCCTCGGTATCGACGAATGGATTTACGCCATAGTTCTTGAAGAACATAGCGTCAACTTTTTCGCCATTGGGCGGCATTGTTCCGCCATGAGCAGGAGAATAAGCGCTTTGCACTTCATCATAATACAACCTACCGGCTAAGCCAGCAGGTTTTTCATTTAGAGCAACGCCCATTCGCCTATCTTTGCTGACAGATAAATCAGCGTCAGATCTGCCTCTCATAACGTAGGCAAGCTTTTCCTCTTTCGCCTTCATTTCACTCGCAATTTGCGGCGGTTTGCCGGCAATATTTTCTTTTTCAACTTTTGTAATTTGCGGTTGGCCTGGATGTGCAATTTGTTTAGAATTTTCATATTGATAAACTTTTTTACTATACTGCATCTTACTCAAACTCGGTCTCATAACTGCCGCTGCAATAATCGCGACGAATGCGAAGACGGCGGCGATTTTTAAAATTCGTTTGTATAAAGGTTTCATTTTATTAACTCCCGTACTCTGCGGCCGGGAAAGCTGCGTCAGTGCATCATTAGTCAGATTATCAATGAAGTTTTCTGACGGCGAATTAGTATCGTTTGTCAGCTTTATCAGCCGAGAGATATTTTTTTCAAATTGTTCATTTTTCTTTTTCATTTGCTTTGCTCCTCAATATGAGGATTCAACTTTATTAATTTATCACGCAGCGCATTTCGTGCGCGGTATAGTAAGCTGTGCACAGCCTTTTCGGTTAATTTAAGTTTCCCGGCGATTTTACCTGCGGAAAGGTCGTCAAGATATTTGGCCTTGAGAACATCCCGCGATTTTTCGTCGAGACTGTTTAGTGCCTGCCGAACAGTGTCGGCAGTTTGCGATTTTTCGAGGACCTCGTCTGGAAGCGGCTGCCTGTCGATAATTTCGAGCCAACCGGTCAAATCCTCATCAATGGTTTTTCTGGCCGCCCTGCTTCTGGCTTCATACGCAAGATTATTTCGCGCAATCGCAAGCAGCCAGGTATAAGGCGAACCTTTTTGCGAATCATAAGTTTTCGCGGATTTGACGGCGTCGAAAATTGTCTTTTGAGTTAACTCTTCGGCAAGTGAAGGATTCGGCCATCGCGATACGAACATTCGATAAATCAGCGGTATGGCCTGCTTGAGCAGCAGCCGCCATGCGTCAGAATCGCCCTGACTTATCTTCGAGAAGTCTGTTTGTTCCATCGTGTCCGACACCAACCTGCAATCTTTCAATTAACCGCTTCTGTTATTATTATGCGCAAAGACGGCAAATTACTCACGAAATTTTCCCGATGCGAAAATCTATTTTATAAGGCTATGCTTGACAAAGAGTTATCGGCGGATAAAATATCACGAATGGCAGAACACCAAGAACGAAAACGAAAAAAACGCAAGAAAACAGTACTCGAGCACTGGCTTCTATATGTATTGCTGCGCATCGGGCTTTTCTTCGTATTTCTGTTTCCGGTCGAAAGCTGTTTGAAAACGGCACGGTCGCTGGGTAGATTATTGTGGAAACATTACGGCCGCGGCAGACAACGCGCTCTTGATAATCTGCACGCCGCTTTTCCCGACAAAGACGAAAAATGGATTGAACAGACCGGCATACGCAGTTTCGAATCTCTGCTGATGATGTTTGTCGATGTGCTTTTCTCGACTCGGCTGATTCGCAAGGATAACTGGGAAGATTATTCACGGTACATCAACTGTGAACGACCGAAATGGATGATGCAGGGCAAACAGCCGATGCTGCTGGTTACGCCTCATTACGGCAATTTCGAGATTATCGGGTATCTGCTCGGCGAATTCGGCTTCGACATTTACAGTATCGCCCGGCCGTTAGACAATAAATTTATTAATAAGTTTCTCTACGATGTTCGGCAGCGCAAAGGTCAGAAAATCATCGACAAAAAAGGCGCATCCGAACACATGGATGAAATTATCAAAAAAGGCTCAACGCTGTGCTTTGTCGCGGACCAGGACGCAGGCAAGAAAGGCACTTTCGTCGATTTCTTCGGCAGGAAGGCAAGCTCGTACAAGAGCATCGGACTTTTGGCGATTCAATATAATCTGCCGATTGCCGCCGGCGTAGGACGAAGAGTCGGCGACAGATTCTTTTTTGAAATAGAAGTCAAACGAATGATAACGCCCGATGAATGGCAAGGCAAAGACGACCCGCTGCTTTGGGTTACACAGGAATACACAAAGGCGTTTGAGGACTGCATCAGGCACGACCCGACGCAATACTGGTGGATTCACCGCAGATGGAAGACAAGACCAAAAAATG
This region includes:
- a CDS encoding von Willebrand factor type A domain-containing protein, which encodes MKKKNEQFEKNISRLIKLTNDTNSPSENFIDNLTNDALTQLSRPQSTGVNKMKPLYKRILKIAAVFAFVAIIAAAVMRPSLSKMQYSKKVYQYENSKQIAHPGQPQITKVEKENIAGKPPQIASEMKAKEEKLAYVMRGRSDADLSVSKDRRMGVALNEKPAGLAGRLYYDEVQSAYSPAHGGTMPPNGEKVDAMFFKNYGVNPFVDTEDDHLSTFGMDVDNASYTLCRSYLNNGTLPPNDAVRVEEFANNFKYDYKPPRKETFALYTEIAPWSFGQERKNSYLMSVGLIAKKIAPEDRKPAILTFVIDVSGSMGREDRLELVKRSLRMLVNNLNDDDKIGIAVYGSRGEKILSHTGLDEKDEIISAIDSLHPNGSTNAEEGIRIGYEMARKAYKQGHINRVILCSDGVANVGNTGPDEILKMIKEESRKGITLSVIGFGMGNYNDVLMEQLGDKGDGHYAYVDTFEEAKRIFDADLTSTLQIVAMDAKIQVDFNPEVVRSYRLIGYENRDVPDEKFRDNKQDGGEVGAAQNVTALYELKLWPDKTGRIANVFVRYKNVDTDEVEEFKKAITTDKIEGDIESASANFKLAAASAQFAEILRNSYWARDAKLSDTLELAKQVRSERQDDENVSELVDLIKKADRLMQSQKQTNDSENENDSED
- a CDS encoding RNA polymerase sigma factor: MEQTDFSKISQGDSDAWRLLLKQAIPLIYRMFVSRWPNPSLAEELTQKTIFDAVKSAKTYDSQKGSPYTWLLAIARNNLAYEARSRAARKTIDEDLTGWLEIIDRQPLPDEVLEKSQTADTVRQALNSLDEKSRDVLKAKYLDDLSAGKIAGKLKLTEKAVHSLLYRARNALRDKLIKLNPHIEEQSK